A genome region from Thermococcus onnurineus NA1 includes the following:
- a CDS encoding class I SAM-dependent methyltransferase yields the protein MSHYYSKEPNVPLKTKTIEVCLRGHCFKFITASGVFSFGKLDRGTELLIESMILDGNWRVLDLGCGYGAIGIVASRFVEYVVMTDVNRRAVSIARKNLKINNVRNAEVRWGSLYEPVRGEKFDTIITNPPVHAGKEILREIVINAPRHLNDGGLLQLVIKTKQGAKYIKGLMEEHFTEVRELAKGSGYRVYAGIA from the coding sequence ATGAGCCACTACTACTCCAAAGAGCCAAACGTTCCCCTCAAGACAAAGACCATTGAGGTCTGCCTTAGGGGTCACTGCTTTAAATTCATAACGGCCAGTGGAGTCTTCTCCTTCGGGAAACTCGACAGAGGAACGGAACTGCTCATAGAGAGTATGATACTTGACGGGAACTGGCGTGTCCTCGACCTCGGCTGCGGCTACGGTGCGATAGGGATCGTTGCCTCTCGTTTTGTTGAATACGTCGTCATGACCGACGTGAACAGACGGGCGGTAAGCATAGCGAGGAAAAATTTAAAAATCAACAACGTTAGAAACGCCGAGGTTAGGTGGGGAAGCCTCTATGAGCCCGTCAGGGGCGAAAAGTTCGACACAATCATCACTAACCCCCCGGTGCACGCGGGAAAGGAAATCCTGAGGGAAATAGTTATAAATGCTCCCCGGCATCTCAACGATGGAGGCCTCCTGCAACTTGTTATCAAGACAAAGCAGGGGGCAAAATATATTAAGGGTTTAATGGAGGAGCACTTCACCGAAGTGAGAGAGCTGGCAAAGGGGAGCGGTTACCGCGTGTATGCCGGGATCGCCTAG
- a CDS encoding PadR family transcriptional regulator — translation MTSPMERLKNKITKEVLWLYILRLLRERPMYAYELKERIKEAFNFEPATVSSYVVLYKLEKDGYVTAEWQESETGKPSRKYYRLTPEGEKLLKEGIAFLEQMLLKLKE, via the coding sequence ATGACGAGCCCCATGGAGAGACTCAAAAATAAGATTACCAAAGAGGTTCTGTGGCTCTACATCCTCCGCCTGCTCAGAGAGAGGCCAATGTACGCCTACGAGCTGAAGGAAAGGATAAAAGAGGCGTTTAATTTCGAACCAGCAACCGTTAGCTCATACGTTGTCCTCTACAAGCTGGAGAAGGACGGCTACGTAACAGCGGAATGGCAAGAGAGCGAAACCGGGAAGCCCTCAAGGAAGTACTACAGGCTCACGCCTGAGGGGGAGAAGCTCCTTAAAGAGGGGATAGCTTTTCTCGAGCAGATGCTCTTGAAACTCAAGGAATAA
- a CDS encoding 50S ribosomal protein L14e has product MPAIEVGRIAVIIAGRRAGQKVVVVDVIDKNFVLVTGAGLNKVKRRRMNVKHLEPLPERVNIERGADDEAVKAALEQAGISLE; this is encoded by the coding sequence ATGCCAGCCATTGAGGTTGGAAGAATAGCCGTTATCATTGCAGGGAGGAGGGCTGGCCAGAAGGTCGTCGTCGTTGACGTCATCGACAAGAATTTCGTCCTCGTTACCGGCGCTGGCCTTAACAAGGTCAAGCGCAGGAGGATGAACGTCAAGCACCTCGAGCCCCTCCCAGAGAGGGTCAACATCGAGAGGGGTGCTGACGACGAGGCCGTTAAGGCCGCCCTTGAGCAGGCTGGAATCAGCCTCGAGTGA
- the cmk gene encoding (d)CMP kinase, with translation MPKGCLVITVSGLAGSGTTTLCRNLAKHYGFKHIYAGLIFRQMAKEMGMTLQEFQEYAELHPEIDREVDRRQVEAAKECNVIIEGRLAGWMVKDADLKIWLDAPIMERARRVALREGITVEEAFVQIAEREKGNRKRYLNLYGIDIDDKSIYDLIINTAKWGPDGVFAIVKAAIDHLYPDGDAGSGVSPGNKKKEVG, from the coding sequence ATGCCCAAGGGCTGCCTCGTCATAACCGTCAGCGGCCTAGCCGGTTCGGGAACGACCACTCTGTGCAGGAATCTCGCCAAGCACTACGGCTTCAAGCACATCTATGCCGGCTTAATCTTTCGCCAGATGGCCAAGGAGATGGGGATGACCCTTCAGGAGTTCCAGGAGTATGCCGAGCTTCATCCCGAGATCGACAGGGAGGTTGACAGGAGGCAGGTTGAGGCAGCCAAGGAGTGCAACGTCATTATTGAAGGCCGCCTTGCAGGCTGGATGGTTAAGGACGCTGACCTTAAGATATGGCTCGACGCTCCGATAATGGAGCGCGCTAGGCGTGTCGCTCTCAGGGAGGGCATAACCGTAGAGGAGGCCTTCGTGCAGATAGCCGAGCGCGAGAAGGGCAACAGGAAAAGGTATTTAAACCTCTACGGTATTGACATCGACGACAAGTCGATTTATGACTTGATAATCAACACCGCTAAATGGGGTCCCGATGGGGTCTTCGCGATTGTGAAGGCCGCCATCGACCACCTTTACCCCGACGGTGACGCGGGGTCGGGCGTTAGCCCGGGCAACAAAAAGAAGGAGGTGGGATGA
- the rplM gene encoding 50S ribosomal protein L13, with protein sequence MRIINAEGLILGRLASKVAKMLLEGEEVVIVNAEKAIITGNREDIFAKYKQRTELRTRTNPRKGPFYPKRSDEIVRRTVRGMLPWKTDRGRKAFKRLKVYVGIPKEFEGRELETISEAHMSKLATPKYVTVGEVAKFLGGKF encoded by the coding sequence ATGAGGATTATTAACGCTGAAGGACTCATACTTGGAAGGCTCGCCTCGAAGGTTGCCAAGATGCTCCTTGAGGGCGAGGAAGTGGTCATAGTTAACGCCGAGAAGGCCATCATCACCGGCAACAGAGAGGACATCTTCGCCAAGTACAAGCAGAGAACCGAGCTGAGAACCAGGACCAACCCAAGGAAGGGTCCGTTCTATCCCAAGAGGAGCGACGAGATAGTCAGGAGAACCGTCAGGGGCATGCTTCCATGGAAGACCGACCGCGGAAGGAAGGCCTTCAAGAGGCTTAAGGTCTACGTTGGAATTCCGAAGGAGTTCGAGGGCAGGGAGCTTGAGACTATAAGCGAGGCCCATATGTCGAAACTTGCCACACCCAAGTACGTTACCGTTGGCGAGGTCGCCAAGTTCCTCGGTGGAAAGTTCTGA
- a CDS encoding 30S ribosomal protein S9 yields MRVIQTAGKRKTAVARATIREGKGRVRINHKPVEIIEPEIARFTIMEPLVLAGEEIVSKVDIDVKVEGGGFMGQAEAARVAIARALVEWTNDMNLKEKFMKYDRTMLVGDSRRTEPHKPNRSTKGPRAKRQKSYR; encoded by the coding sequence ATGAGGGTCATCCAGACTGCTGGAAAGAGGAAGACGGCCGTTGCGAGGGCCACCATTAGGGAAGGAAAGGGTCGCGTCAGGATCAACCACAAGCCGGTTGAGATAATCGAGCCAGAAATTGCGCGCTTCACAATCATGGAGCCTCTCGTCCTTGCCGGCGAGGAGATCGTCAGCAAGGTTGACATCGACGTCAAGGTCGAGGGCGGCGGCTTCATGGGTCAGGCAGAGGCTGCCCGCGTTGCCATCGCCAGGGCTCTCGTGGAGTGGACAAACGACATGAACCTCAAGGAAAAGTTTATGAAGTACGACAGGACAATGCTCGTCGGAGACAGCAGAAGAACCGAGCCGCACAAGCCCAACCGCTCCACTAAGGGTCCGAGGGCCAAGAGGCAGAAGTCCTACCGCTGA
- a CDS encoding FUN14 domain-containing protein: protein MDLNLNAMIGDMGVGGIAGFLTGFAVKKVMKLAMALIGAYLLSLFWLQQKGVITINTDKLFNLTGDLTAQIASLGQKVLGILPGTGAFIAGFYLGFSKG from the coding sequence ATGGATTTGAACCTAAATGCCATGATTGGGGATATGGGTGTCGGTGGAATAGCAGGATTTCTGACAGGATTTGCTGTCAAAAAAGTCATGAAGTTGGCGATGGCCTTAATAGGCGCCTACCTGCTCAGCCTCTTCTGGCTTCAGCAGAAGGGAGTGATAACAATAAACACCGACAAACTCTTCAACCTCACTGGGGACCTAACGGCCCAGATAGCGTCCCTTGGCCAGAAAGTCCTTGGGATTCTGCCTGGAACCGGTGCATTCATAGCTGGCTTTTACCTAGGCTTCAGTAAAGGTTAA
- a CDS encoding DUF106 domain-containing protein — translation MIEGIYTFLDNLFGPMITSYHPIWVVTVSGIILGAFFTLINYVLVDQEKVKLLQKKSKEFQKKYKEAQASRDEKKLKKLQQEQMELMKLQSEVMKDTMFKVTLLTMPIFWIFFTWLRRWYFEVGIAKAPFDFFLFDWFHGLYHSGLPPSELGYIGWYIMTSMITGYILRKLLDMG, via the coding sequence ATGATTGAGGGAATATATACATTCCTTGACAACCTGTTCGGACCAATGATAACCTCGTACCACCCGATATGGGTAGTTACCGTGTCGGGAATAATACTCGGTGCGTTCTTCACCTTAATCAACTACGTTCTGGTTGATCAGGAGAAGGTTAAACTGCTCCAGAAGAAGAGCAAGGAGTTTCAGAAGAAGTACAAAGAGGCTCAGGCCTCCAGGGATGAGAAGAAGCTCAAGAAGCTCCAGCAGGAGCAGATGGAGCTCATGAAGCTCCAAAGTGAGGTCATGAAGGACACAATGTTCAAGGTCACCCTGCTGACGATGCCTATATTCTGGATATTCTTCACTTGGCTTAGGAGATGGTACTTTGAGGTAGGCATAGCAAAGGCTCCCTTTGACTTTTTCCTCTTCGACTGGTTCCATGGCCTGTATCACTCTGGCCTTCCTCCCAGTGAGCTGGGATACATAGGTTGGTATATCATGACCTCCATGATAACGGGTTACATCCTTAGGAAGCTCCTTGATATGGGTTAA
- the rpsB gene encoding 30S ribosomal protein S2, with amino-acid sequence MEEYLVPLDQYLAAGVHIGTQQKTQDMKKFIYRVRQDGLYVLDVRKTDERLRIAGKFLAKFDPESILAVSVRLYGQKPVKKFGEVTGARAIPGRFLPGTMTNPQVKNFFEPDVLIVTDPRADHQAMKEAIEIGVPIVALVDTENFLSYVDVAIPTNNKGRKALALIYWILAREILYNRKEIESREDFKVPVEDFEMRIVRT; translated from the coding sequence ATGGAGGAATACCTCGTTCCACTCGACCAGTACCTTGCTGCCGGTGTCCACATCGGAACCCAGCAGAAGACCCAGGACATGAAAAAGTTCATCTACCGCGTTAGGCAGGACGGCCTCTATGTCCTCGACGTCAGGAAGACTGACGAGAGGCTTAGGATTGCCGGCAAGTTCCTCGCCAAGTTTGATCCGGAGAGTATCCTCGCTGTGAGCGTCAGGCTCTACGGCCAGAAGCCAGTCAAGAAGTTCGGCGAGGTTACCGGCGCCAGAGCCATACCGGGCCGTTTCCTTCCGGGAACCATGACCAACCCCCAGGTCAAGAACTTCTTCGAGCCAGACGTTCTCATAGTCACTGACCCGAGGGCAGACCACCAGGCCATGAAGGAGGCCATTGAGATAGGCGTTCCGATAGTTGCTCTCGTCGACACCGAGAACTTCCTTAGCTATGTCGATGTTGCCATTCCAACCAACAACAAGGGTAGGAAGGCTCTCGCGCTCATCTACTGGATCCTCGCTAGGGAGATACTCTACAACAGGAAGGAGATAGAGAGCAGGGAGGACTTCAAGGTTCCGGTTGAGGACTTCGAGATGCGCATAGTCAGAACCTGA
- a CDS encoding RNA-guided pseudouridylation complex pseudouridine synthase subunit Cbf5 produces MARDEVRRILPADIKREVLIKDEKAETNPKWGFPPEKRPMEMHMQFGIINLDKPPGPTSHEVVAWVKKLFNLNKAGHGGTLDPKVSGVLPVALERATRVVQALLPAGKEYVALMHLHGEVPEDKIYAVMKEFEGEIIQRPPLRSAVKRRLRTRKVYYIEILEIDGKDVLFRVGVEAGTYIRSLIHHIGLALGVGAHMAELRRTRSGPFKEDETLVTLHDLVDYYHFWKEDGIEEYFRKAIQPMEKAVEHLPKVWIRDSAVAAVTHGADLAVPGIVKVHKGIKKGDLVAVMTLKDELVALGKATMTSGEMLQKSKGIAVDVDKVFMPRDWYPKLW; encoded by the coding sequence ATGGCGAGGGACGAAGTGAGGAGAATCCTTCCAGCCGATATAAAGCGCGAGGTTCTGATAAAGGACGAGAAGGCTGAGACAAACCCCAAGTGGGGCTTTCCGCCCGAGAAGAGGCCTATGGAGATGCACATGCAGTTCGGCATAATCAACCTCGACAAGCCTCCAGGCCCTACAAGCCACGAGGTAGTTGCTTGGGTTAAGAAGCTCTTCAACCTTAACAAAGCCGGTCACGGTGGAACCCTCGACCCCAAGGTGAGCGGCGTTCTTCCAGTTGCCCTCGAGAGAGCTACAAGGGTGGTTCAGGCGCTGCTTCCAGCGGGTAAGGAGTACGTTGCTCTGATGCACCTCCACGGCGAGGTTCCGGAGGACAAAATCTACGCCGTCATGAAAGAGTTTGAGGGGGAGATAATCCAGAGGCCGCCCCTGAGGAGCGCGGTCAAGAGAAGGCTGAGGACGAGGAAGGTGTACTACATTGAGATACTCGAAATAGACGGCAAGGACGTGCTCTTCAGGGTTGGTGTTGAGGCGGGAACCTACATCCGTTCACTGATCCACCACATCGGCCTTGCCTTGGGTGTTGGGGCCCACATGGCCGAGCTTCGCCGTACCAGAAGCGGCCCATTCAAGGAGGATGAAACCCTGGTAACCCTCCATGACCTTGTTGATTACTATCACTTCTGGAAGGAGGATGGCATTGAGGAATACTTCAGGAAGGCGATACAGCCGATGGAGAAGGCCGTTGAGCACCTGCCGAAGGTGTGGATTAGGGACTCTGCGGTTGCGGCGGTTACTCATGGCGCTGATCTTGCAGTTCCGGGAATAGTCAAGGTTCACAAGGGTATCAAGAAGGGCGATTTAGTTGCTGTGATGACCCTCAAGGACGAGCTCGTCGCACTAGGTAAGGCCACCATGACGAGCGGTGAGATGCTCCAGAAGAGCAAGGGAATAGCGGTTGACGTCGACAAGGTCTTCATGCCGAGGGACTGGTATCCCAAGCTCTGGTGA
- a CDS encoding 30S ribosomal protein S13, translating to MTDNFRHIVRVAGVDLDGNKQLRWALTGIKGIGINFATMVLRVAGIDPYMKTGYLTDEQVKKIEEILEDPVAHGIPTWAVNRPKDYETGKDMHLITAKLVMAWREDINRLRRIRAYRGIRHELGLPLRGQRTRSNFRHGTTVGVRRRKK from the coding sequence ATGACGGACAACTTCAGACACATCGTCCGTGTAGCGGGAGTTGATTTGGACGGAAATAAGCAGCTGAGATGGGCCCTTACGGGCATCAAGGGCATAGGGATAAACTTCGCTACCATGGTGCTCAGGGTTGCAGGGATTGACCCGTACATGAAGACCGGTTACCTGACCGACGAGCAGGTCAAGAAGATTGAGGAGATCCTCGAGGATCCGGTCGCCCATGGAATCCCGACTTGGGCAGTCAACAGGCCAAAGGACTATGAGACCGGTAAGGACATGCACCTTATCACCGCCAAGCTCGTCATGGCCTGGCGTGAGGACATCAACAGGCTCAGGAGAATCAGGGCTTACCGCGGCATAAGGCACGAGCTCGGACTGCCGCTCAGGGGACAGAGAACTAGGTCGAACTTCAGGCACGGTACCACTGTCGGCGTGAGAAGGAGAAAGAAGTGA
- a CDS encoding DNA-directed RNA polymerase subunit K gives MFKYTRFERARIVGARALQIAMGAPILIDVPEGITPLDAALLEFEKGIIPLTVIRPS, from the coding sequence ATGTTTAAGTACACGAGGTTTGAAAGGGCGAGGATTGTGGGGGCGAGGGCCCTCCAGATAGCGATGGGTGCGCCCATACTCATAGACGTTCCGGAAGGAATCACGCCGCTCGATGCCGCGTTGCTCGAGTTCGAGAAGGGCATAATACCGCTCACCGTAATAAGGCCGAGCTGA
- a CDS encoding DNA-directed RNA polymerase subunit N: MIVPVRCFTCGKVIGDKYYEFKARVEKGEDPEKVLDDLGVERYCCRRTLLSHVELIDQVMVYKVY; the protein is encoded by the coding sequence GTGATAGTTCCCGTCAGGTGCTTCACGTGTGGAAAGGTAATAGGCGACAAATACTATGAGTTTAAGGCCCGCGTTGAGAAGGGCGAGGATCCCGAGAAGGTCCTAGATGACCTCGGGGTCGAGAGGTACTGCTGCAGGAGAACCCTGCTGAGCCACGTCGAGCTCATCGACCAGGTAATGGTTTACAAGGTGTACTGA
- a CDS encoding 50S ribosomal protein L18e encodes MKRTGPTDINLRRLIRYLRKKSNEEGVKIWKDIAWRLERPRRQRAEVNVSKINRYTKEGDTVIVPGSVLGAGKLEHKVVVAAWKFSETAKKKITEAGGEAITIEELIERNPKGSGVIIME; translated from the coding sequence ATGAAGAGAACCGGTCCAACCGACATTAACCTGAGGAGGCTCATCCGCTACCTCAGAAAGAAGTCGAACGAGGAAGGAGTTAAGATATGGAAGGACATTGCCTGGCGTCTTGAGAGGCCTAGGAGGCAGAGGGCTGAAGTGAACGTCAGCAAGATCAACCGCTACACCAAGGAAGGCGACACTGTCATCGTCCCGGGAAGCGTTCTTGGAGCCGGAAAGCTCGAGCACAAGGTCGTCGTTGCGGCGTGGAAGTTCAGCGAGACTGCTAAGAAGAAGATAACCGAGGCCGGTGGAGAGGCCATCACGATTGAGGAGCTCATTGAGAGAAACCCGAAGGGAAGTGGAGTAATCATAATGGAGTGA
- a CDS encoding 50S ribosomal protein L34e, with amino-acid sequence MKPMYRSRSWRRKYVRTPGGRTVIHFERKKPKIAHCAMCGRPLNGVPRGRPSELRKLPKTKKRPERPYPNLCPSCMRKVIKAQIRAGISL; translated from the coding sequence ATGAAGCCAATGTACAGGTCAAGGTCATGGAGAAGGAAGTACGTCAGGACTCCGGGCGGAAGGACGGTCATACACTTTGAGAGGAAGAAGCCAAAGATTGCCCACTGTGCCATGTGCGGCAGGCCGCTCAACGGTGTCCCGCGCGGCAGGCCGAGCGAGCTCAGAAAGCTCCCGAAGACCAAGAAGAGACCTGAGAGGCCCTATCCGAACCTCTGCCCGAGCTGCATGAGGAAGGTTATAAAGGCCCAGATTAGGGCCGGGATTTCCCTTTGA
- a CDS encoding SDR family NAD(P)-dependent oxidoreductase — translation MKTALITGATGGIGRLLVEALVGRDYRVIGVARNEERLKELQSLGNFDYIVADLRERNVPKVIRSELRNLGVERLDVLINNAGFGILKPLVEQSEEELEEIFRVNTIAPVALTRELLDLIPLGGKVVMVLSGVVFVNVRDLPSYGASKAALHYLSVNLEHELEKKGITLIRVYPKQVSTPFWNDRVPQGALHPKDVVSAIITAIEKNKREVFIPSYLKLVKYLPRWPVFNYRFKF, via the coding sequence ATGAAAACTGCACTTATAACAGGTGCGACCGGCGGCATTGGGAGGCTTCTGGTGGAGGCTCTCGTTGGGAGGGACTACCGGGTTATAGGCGTTGCGAGAAACGAGGAGAGACTGAAGGAACTCCAATCGTTGGGCAACTTTGACTATATCGTGGCAGATCTGCGGGAGAGAAACGTCCCCAAAGTTATTAGAAGTGAGTTGAGAAACCTCGGTGTTGAGAGGCTCGACGTTCTCATAAACAACGCAGGCTTTGGTATACTGAAGCCCCTGGTAGAGCAGAGCGAAGAGGAGCTGGAAGAGATTTTCAGGGTGAACACGATAGCCCCGGTGGCTCTCACACGTGAGCTCTTGGACTTAATCCCTTTGGGTGGCAAGGTTGTGATGGTTTTGAGCGGTGTGGTTTTCGTGAACGTGAGGGACCTTCCCTCCTACGGTGCCTCAAAGGCGGCCCTCCACTATCTCTCAGTTAATCTAGAGCACGAGCTTGAGAAGAAGGGAATAACGCTCATCCGGGTTTATCCCAAGCAGGTCTCCACACCCTTTTGGAACGACAGGGTTCCACAGGGGGCACTACACCCTAAGGATGTCGTCAGTGCAATTATCACCGCCATCGAAAAGAACAAGCGCGAGGTCTTCATTCCGAGTTATCTTAAGCTCGTGAAGTACCTCCCCCGTTGGCCTGTCTTCAACTACCGCTTCAAGTTCTGA
- a CDS encoding DNA-directed RNA polymerase subunit D: MEPKFRILEKREDSIKFIVEGIDIPFANALRRTILAEVPTFAVDEVEFFENDSALFDEIIAHRLAMIPLTTPVERFSLDALELDDYTVTLSLEAEGPGMVYSGDLKSDDEGVKPANPNIPIVKLAEGQNLTLNAYAKLGRGKDHAKWQPGFVYYKYLTKIHVSKDVPDWEELKALAEKRGLPVEETDEELVITTTKAFYLPRKFEPYEGDKIREEVVPNTFVFTVESNGELPVEEIVTIALKILMRKSDRFISELHKLAD, translated from the coding sequence ATGGAGCCAAAGTTTCGCATTCTTGAGAAAAGGGAGGACTCGATTAAGTTCATCGTTGAGGGAATTGATATTCCATTCGCCAACGCCCTCAGGAGAACCATCTTAGCCGAGGTTCCGACCTTTGCGGTTGACGAGGTTGAGTTCTTCGAGAACGATTCCGCCCTGTTTGACGAGATAATTGCCCACAGGCTGGCCATGATTCCGCTCACCACTCCGGTGGAGAGGTTTTCCCTCGATGCCCTCGAGCTTGACGATTACACCGTTACCCTCTCTCTCGAGGCAGAGGGGCCGGGTATGGTCTACTCTGGTGACCTCAAGAGCGACGACGAGGGAGTTAAGCCGGCTAACCCGAACATACCGATAGTCAAGCTGGCCGAAGGCCAGAATCTCACGCTGAACGCTTATGCCAAGCTCGGTCGCGGAAAGGACCACGCCAAGTGGCAGCCGGGCTTCGTCTACTACAAGTACCTCACGAAGATCCACGTGAGCAAAGATGTTCCAGACTGGGAGGAGCTCAAGGCTTTGGCTGAGAAACGCGGTCTGCCCGTTGAGGAGACCGACGAGGAGCTCGTCATAACTACCACGAAGGCTTTCTACCTTCCGAGGAAGTTTGAGCCGTACGAGGGCGATAAGATTAGGGAAGAGGTAGTGCCCAATACGTTCGTCTTTACTGTGGAAAGCAATGGAGAGCTCCCCGTTGAGGAAATCGTCACCATAGCCCTCAAAATCCTCATGAGGAAGAGCGATAGATTTATAAGCGAACTCCATAAATTAGCGGACTGA
- a CDS encoding 30S ribosomal protein S11: protein MSEEQQVVNLKKKEKWGVAHIYSSYNNTIIHITDLTGAETVSRWSGGMVVKADRDEPSPYAAMIAAKRAAEEAMEKGFVGVHIKVRAPGGSKSKTPGPGAQAAIRALARAGLRIGRVEDVTPIPHDGTRPKGGRRGRRV from the coding sequence ATGAGCGAGGAACAGCAGGTTGTTAACCTTAAGAAGAAGGAGAAGTGGGGCGTTGCCCACATCTACTCCTCCTATAACAACACCATCATCCACATTACCGACCTCACCGGGGCCGAGACCGTCTCCAGGTGGAGCGGCGGTATGGTCGTTAAGGCTGACAGGGACGAGCCCTCGCCCTACGCGGCTATGATTGCCGCCAAGAGGGCCGCCGAGGAGGCCATGGAGAAGGGCTTCGTCGGTGTTCACATCAAGGTCCGCGCTCCGGGAGGAAGCAAGAGCAAGACCCCCGGTCCGGGTGCCCAGGCAGCCATCAGGGCCCTCGCTAGGGCCGGCCTGAGGATAGGAAGGGTTGAGGACGTCACCCCGATTCCGCACGATGGCACTAGGCCGAAGGGCGGAAGAAGGGGTAGGCGTGTCTGA
- a CDS encoding 30S ribosomal protein S4, with product MGDPKRQRKKYETPSHPWIKERLDRERVLMKKYALKNKKELWRHETQLKEFRRRARRLLAARGKQAEIERAQLLQRLNRLGLLPADAVLDDVLSLTVEDVLDRRLQTIVFKKGLARTIRQARQLIVHGHIEVNGQIIRSPGYLVLKEEEDTITYSKTSPFAKESHPERMVIEQAKQGEAS from the coding sequence ATGGGAGACCCTAAGAGGCAGAGGAAGAAGTACGAGACTCCCTCTCACCCGTGGATTAAGGAGAGGCTTGACAGAGAGCGTGTGCTCATGAAGAAGTACGCCCTCAAGAACAAGAAGGAGCTCTGGCGCCACGAGACCCAGCTCAAGGAGTTCAGGCGTAGAGCCAGGCGCCTCCTTGCGGCGAGGGGCAAGCAGGCTGAGATCGAGAGGGCCCAGCTCCTCCAGAGGCTCAACAGGCTCGGCCTTCTTCCGGCCGATGCCGTCCTGGATGACGTTCTCTCCCTTACCGTTGAGGATGTCCTCGACAGGCGCCTTCAGACCATTGTCTTCAAGAAGGGACTCGCCAGGACCATCAGGCAGGCCAGGCAGCTCATAGTCCACGGCCACATCGAGGTCAACGGCCAGATAATCCGCTCTCCGGGTTATCTCGTCCTTAAGGAGGAGGAAGACACCATAACCTACTCCAAGACCTCTCCTTTCGCGAAGGAGAGCCACCCCGAGAGAATGGTTATCGAACAGGCTAAGCAAGGTGAGGCCTCATGA
- a CDS encoding adenylate kinase, which produces MPFVVMITGIPGVGKSTITRLALRKARAKFRLVNFGDLMFEEAVRAGLVEHRDEMRKLNPNVQKELQMKAARRIVEMAKTEPILIDTHATIRTPVGYLLGFPKEVIEVINPNFIVIIEATPSEILGRRLRDLKRDRDVETEEQIQRHQDLNRAAAVSYAMHSNALIKIIENHEDKGLEEAVHELVEVLDLAVGEYD; this is translated from the coding sequence ATGCCGTTTGTGGTCATGATAACAGGAATCCCTGGCGTGGGGAAGAGTACCATAACCCGGCTGGCTCTCAGAAAAGCCCGAGCTAAGTTCAGACTGGTAAATTTCGGGGATCTAATGTTCGAGGAGGCAGTTAGGGCTGGCCTGGTGGAGCACAGGGACGAGATGAGAAAGCTCAATCCGAACGTCCAGAAGGAACTCCAGATGAAAGCGGCAAGGAGAATCGTTGAGATGGCAAAAACTGAACCAATACTCATTGATACTCACGCCACCATACGAACCCCTGTCGGTTACTTGCTCGGTTTCCCCAAGGAGGTTATAGAAGTCATAAACCCTAACTTCATAGTCATAATTGAGGCCACGCCAAGCGAGATACTCGGTAGAAGGCTTAGGGATCTTAAGCGCGATAGGGACGTTGAAACTGAAGAGCAGATACAGAGGCATCAGGATCTGAACCGTGCCGCGGCGGTTAGCTACGCGATGCACTCCAACGCGCTTATAAAGATAATCGAGAACCATGAGGATAAGGGCCTTGAGGAGGCTGTCCACGAGCTTGTTGAAGTACTGGATTTGGCGGTGGGAGAGTATGATTGA
- a CDS encoding 50S ribosomal protein L40e, whose translation MARFPEAEARIFRKYICMRCGATNPWKAKKCRKCGYKGLRPKAREPRGGMGR comes from the coding sequence ATGGCGAGATTCCCGGAGGCTGAGGCCAGGATATTTAGGAAGTACATCTGCATGCGCTGCGGTGCCACTAACCCGTGGAAGGCAAAGAAGTGCAGGAAGTGCGGCTACAAGGGCCTTCGCCCGAAGGCTAGGGAGCCGCGCGGTGGAATGGGACGCTGA